One region of Astyanax mexicanus isolate ESR-SI-001 chromosome 15, AstMex3_surface, whole genome shotgun sequence genomic DNA includes:
- the LOC111192421 gene encoding derriere protein-like, with the protein MITHWTAGRIRRSTHRPPPDHKQFTTCQRAPLYVDFAKIGWSGWIISPRGYNAYQCVGSCPFPLGGSLRATNHAIVQSIVDALKLSSKVEQPCCVPDVLHPISLLYFDDEENVVLKQYDDMVAGSCSCH; encoded by the coding sequence ATGATTACCCACTGGACCGCGGGGCGTATACGTAGGAGCACCCACCGACCTCCACCAGACCACAAGCAGTTCACAACATGTCAGAGAGCCCCGCTGTACGTGGACTTTGCTAAGATCGGCTGGTCCGGGTGGATAATATCACCCAGAGGCTACAACGCCTACCAGTGTGTGGGGTCCTGCCCGTTCCCTCTGGGTGGGAGTTTAAGAGCGACCAACCACGCCATCGTTCAGTCTATAGTGGACGCTCTGAAACTCTCCAGCAAGGTGGAGCAGCCATGCTGTGTGCCGGATGTGCTGCACCCGATAAGCCTGCTGTACTTCGATGATGAGGAGAATGTTGTACTTAAACAGTATGATGACATGGTGGCTGGTAGCTGCAGCTGCCACTGA